From Nerophis lumbriciformis linkage group LG13, RoL_Nlum_v2.1, whole genome shotgun sequence, one genomic window encodes:
- the LOC133613985 gene encoding protocadherin-8, which yields MIFLTYYHCWIFTLVLHAFLRASLARSEGNTIRYQCDEEEAAGTGIGNLAKDMSLSAPHSSRTSFRMMRQFNDSFIRVRESDGQLSVGERMDRERMCRHTPQCLVTFDVVSFSKERYKLIHVEVEIRDINDNSPEFPSAESVVEISENAAAGSRVPLDPAVDADVGSNYIQSYQISVNSHFTIDVLLRADGVKYAELVLMKELDRETQASYTLDLVATDGGNPTRSGSTKITVRVTDFNDNSPVFDQNSFSVNLPEDAPVGTVILDLNAEDADEGQNGEVVYGFGKQVSHVIRELFHVDNRSGRLTLRSPVDFEDKRTYELDVQATDLGPNPTPSVCKIVIHVTDVNDNAPGISITPMTSITTGTAHISEAAEKDSLVALVTTSDRDAGVNGQVHCTLYGHDHFKLRQAYEDSYMVVTAAPLDRERISEYNLTVMAEDFGSPPLRKITQYTIRISDENDNAPRFTKPVYEVSVAENNAPGAYLATVEATDADLGNNGKITYRLVDSLVMGSPVNTFVSLNSVSGSIYALRSFNYEVMRQLDVHVQAGDGGSPQLQSTAVVRLKVADQNDNEPSIIEPPLYKGSADVFLPKDAPPGFVVTHIKATDADEGLNAHLSYKITEGALLGFSVDKDTGKVHVSRQLTYDLTDSVKAVVSVSDGGSPSLTSTAIIHFNFIEGTAPSPPSSAHDEYLFEWDTSVAIIVVLAGSCSLLLLAIVLITTICSRRRKEARENYDEREEAPKKTESAEGARMDSMIGSHMVKAFEPHPFPEQPPLAAGNAGEMSCEDGCQAAGVFEPTNRVMEGKLKGYSTLPGYGKEALRPITIWKGNSFTTISARDPHISGKDSGKGDSDFNDSDSDISGDVHKKDSPPTNALWACTSECKVLGHSDRCWSPSATRPNTSMASGPNLSTFSRTASLPRDTRREHYYPSHVPKGNGLQSVYEKVQHQEFDYILVGPPTPARIQETDEISIPEYTNS from the exons ATGATATTCCTCACTTATTACCACTGCTGGATATTTACGCTCGTCCTCCATGCCTTTTTACGCGCCTCCCTGGCCCGCAGCGAGGGGAATACGATCCGGTACCAGTGCGACGAGGAGGAGGCGGCGGGCACCGGGATAGGCAACCTGGCCAAGGACATGTCCTTGAGCGCGCCTCACTCCTCCAGGACCAGTTTCAGGATGATGAGGCAGTTTAACGACTCCTTCATCCGGGTGCGGGAGAGCGACGGGCAGCTGAGCGTCGGCGAGCGGATGGACCGGGAGAGGATGTGCCGACACACTCCGCAGTGTCTCGTCACCTTCGACGTGGTCAGCTTCTCCAAAGAGCGCTACAAACTGATCCACGTCGAGGTGGAGATCAGAGACATCAACGACAACTCCCCGGAGTTCCCGAGCGCCGAGTCCGTGGTGGAGATCTCCGAGAACGCGGCCGCGGGCTCCCGCGTCCCCCTGGACCCGGCCGTGGACGCGGACGTGGGCTCCAACTACATCCAAAGCTATCAGATCTCCGTCAACAGCCACTTCACTATTGACGTGCTCCTGAGAGCGGATGGGGTTAAATATGCGGAATTGGTGCTGATGAAGGAGCTGGACAGGGAGACCCAGGCGTCCTACACCTTGGACCTGGTCGCCACGGACGGAGGCAACCCGACCAGGTCCGGGTCCACAAAGATAACGGTCAGAGTGACGGACTTTAACGACAACAGTCCGGTTTTCGACCAGAATAGTTTCTCTGTGAACCTGCCGGAGGACGCTCCTGTGGGGACCGTCATCCTGGACCTGAACGCGGAGGACGCGGACGAGGGGCAGAACGGCGAGGTGGTCTACGGGTTCGGGAAGCAGGTCTCGCACGTGATCAGGGAGCTTTTCCACGTGGACAATCGATCGGGACGCTTGACGCTGCGGAGCCCGGTGGACTTTGAGGACAAGCGTACCTACGAGCTGGACGTCCAGGCCACCGACTTGGGACCCAACCCGACCCCGTCCGTGTGCAAGATCGTCATCCACGTCACGGACGTCAACGACAACGCGCCGGGAATCAGCATCACCCCCATGACCTCCATCACCACGGGCACGGCGCACATCAGCGAGGCGGCGGAGAAGGACAGCCTGGTGGCGCTGGTCACCACCTCGGACCGGGACGCCGGGGTGAACGGCCAGGTCCACTGCACCCTTTACGGCCACGACCACTTCAAACTGCGGCAGGCGTACGAGGACAGCTACATGGTCGTGACGGCGGCCCCTTTGGACCGGGAGAGGATCAGCGAGTACAACCTCACCGTCATGGCGGAGGACTTCGGCTCCCCGCCCCTCAGGAAGATCACCCAGTACACGATCAGGATCAGTGACGAGAACGACAACGCCCCACGTTTCACCAAGCCCGTCTACGAAGTCTCCGTGGCGGAGAACAACGCCCCCGGCGCCTACCTCGCCACCGTGGAGGCTACGGACGCGGATTTGGGCAACAACGGCAAGATCACCTACAGACTTGTGGACAGCCTCGTCATGGGCTCGCCCGTCAACACCTTCGTCTCGCTCAATTCCGTGTCGGGGTCCATCTACGCCCTGAGAAGCTTCAACTACGAAGTCATGAGGCAGCTCGACGTGCACGTGCAGGCCGGCGACGGCGGTTCGCCGCAGCTGCAGAGTACGGCGGTCGTCCGCTTGAAAGTGGCGGATCAGAACGACAACGAGCCGTCCATCATCGAGCCGCCGCTCTACAAGGGCTCCGCCGACGTCTTCCTGCCTAAAGACGCGCCGCCGGGTTTCGTGGTCACGCACATCAAGGCTACGGACGCCGACGAGGGCCTCAACGCTCACCTGTCCTATAAGATCACGGAGGGGGCGCTGCTGGGCTTCTCCGTGGACAAAGACACGGGGAAGGTGCACGTGAGCCGACAGCTGACCTACGACCTCACCGACAGCGTCAAAGCCGTGGTGTCGGTGAGCGATGGCGGCTCCCCGTCGCTGACCTCCACCGCCATCATCCACTTCAATTTCATCGAGGGCACGGCGCCCAGCCCGCCCTCATCGGCCCACGACGAGTACCTCTTCGAGTGGGACACTTCGGTGGCCATCATCGTCGTGCTGGCAGGGAGCTGCTCCCTCCTGCTGCTCGCCATCGTTCTCATCACCACCATTTGCAGCCGCCGCAGGAAGGAGGCGAGGGAAAATTACGACGAGCGAGAGGAGGCGCCCAAGAAAACGGAGAGCGCGGAAGGTGCTCGCATGGACTCCATGATCGGCAGCCACATGGTGAAAGCGTTCGAGCCGCACCCTTTCCCGGAGCAGCCGCCGCTCGCCGCCGGGAACGCCGGGGAGATGAGTTGTGAGGACGGGTGTCAGGCAGCGGGCGTCTTTGAGCCCACCAACAGGGTCATGGAGGGCAAACTAAAA GGCTACTCCACGTTACCCGGATATGGAAAGGAAGCCTTGAGACCGATAACCATCTGGAAGGGCAACTCCTTCACAACCATCTCGGCGAGGGATCCACACATCAGCGGCAAGGACAGCGGCAAGGGAGACAGCGACTTCAACGACAGCGACTCCGACATAAGCGGGGACGTGCACAAAAAAGACTCACCGCCCACCAACG CTCTGTGGGCGTGCACGAGCGAGTGCAAAGTGCTGGGACACTCGGACAGATGCTGGAGCCCCTCGGCCACCAGGCCCAACACCAGCATGGCCTCGGGACCCAACCTGTCCACCTTCTCCAGGACGGCATCACTTCCCCGGGACACCAGGCGGGAACACTACTATCCATCCCACGTGCCTAAAGGCAACGGCCTGCAGAGCGTGTACGAAAAAGTCCAACACCAGGAGTTTGATTACATCCTCGTGGGGCCGCCGACGCCGGCCAGAATACAAGAAACGGACGAGATCTCCATCCCAGAATACACAAACTCTTAA